A window of Flavobacterium psychrophilum genomic DNA:
GGATTGTTGTAATTGAAATACAGTTCCGTGTTCAATAAATTGATCTGGAATACCTAATGTGCTTGTTTTTAGCGTGTAACCGTTTTTTGCTGCAAACGCAGAAATTGTACTTCCAAAGCCGCCGTTAATGCATCCGTCTTCAATAGTGATAATTTCCTGATGATTTAAAAATATATCGTGCAGTGCTTTTTCATCAAGTGGTTTAATAAAGCCAAAATCATAATGAGAGAACAACGAACTATTGTTTATATCCGCTAAAACTTTGGTAACGTTGTTGCCAATAGTTCCTGTTGAAAGTACGGCTACCTGAGATCCGCCGCGAAGTTGTTTTGCCCGGCCTATTTGTATCTGTTCAAAAGGTTTAAGCCAATCGGTATTTTCTGCACGTCCCCGTGGATATCTTATAGCAATAGGATGATCTAACCCCAATTGCGCAGTGTATAAAATATTTCTCAGATCGGCTTCATTAAGCGGGGCATAAACAATAAGGTTGGGTATGCAGTTTAGATAAGCAATATCAAAAACGCCATGATGTGTTGCGCCGTCTTCGCCAACAAGGCCGGCACGGTCCAGGCAAAAAATTACAGGCAGGTTTTGCAGGGCAACATCGTGTATCAGCTGGTCGTATGCTCTTTGTAAAAAGGTAGAGTAAATATTGCAGTATACTACCATGCCTTGTGTTGCCATTCCTGCGGCTAAGGTTACAGCGTGCTGTTCGGCAATGCCTACATCAAAAGCACGGTCGGGAAAAGCTTCCATCATAAATTTCATGGAGCTGCCCGATGGCATGGCAGGGGTAATGCCTATTATTTTTTCGTTTTGAGTAGCCAGTTCAACCAGTGTAAGTCCGAAAACATCCTGGTATTTAGGCGGAAGGTTGTCATCGGCAATTGCCAGTACTTCACCTGTAAGTCGGTCAAATTTTCCCGGGGCGTGATATTTTACCTGGTCTTCCTCGGCTTGTTTAAGGCCTTTGCCTTTTGTTGTTATAATATGAAGGAAACGCGGTCCTTTTTTATGTTTAAGCCTTTCAAGTTCTTTTAGTAACGCAGGCAGGTCGTGACCATCGATTGGGCCGCTATAATCAAAGTTAAGCGATTTGATCATGTTGTTATCGCGCGGATTGGTGCCTTCTTTTACCTGAGTAAGGTAATTTTTAAGCGCTCCCACGCTTGGGTCTATACCAATAGCATTGTCATTAAGTATAACAAGAAGATTAGCATTGGTAACCCCGGCATGGTTAAGGCCTTCAAAAGCCATACCCGATGCAATAGAAGCATCGCCAATAATAGCAATGTGATTTTTATCTTTTTCACCTTTAAGGTTAGAGGCAATTGCCATACCTAAAGCGGCAGAAATTGAAGTACTACTGTGCCCGGTGCCAAAAGTATCATATTCGCTCTCGCTGCGTTTCGGGAAACCGCTTATGCCATCCAGTTGACGGTTGGTGTCAAATTTATCTTTACGGCCGGTAAGTATCTTGTGTCCGTAAGCCTGATGGCCTACATCCCAAACCAATAGATCTTCAGGCGTATTAAAAATGTAATGCAATGCAATTGTAAGTTCTGTAACGCCAAGGCTTGCGCCGAGATGTCCCTCTTTAACCGAAACAATATCTATAATAAAACTGCGTAGTTCCTGCGCCAGTTGCGGCAACTGGGACGGACTAAGTTTTCTTAGGTCTGCGGGGTCTTGAATCTGGTTTAAAAGGTTATCTGCCATTGCTTAAAATAGAATAGCAAATTTACGATATAAAAATTACAATCGTTTATTTGTTTTAAGGGGTATTGTTAGAGTTTGTATACTTCACTTAGCTAATAAGATTACTCTGCGCGTCTGATGATGCCAATTACCCTTCTCTCTTTTATGGTGTCCCTCGTTCTGAGCGTGTCAGGATGTATGGTGTCCTCCTGCGGACTTGCAATGCTTTCTGTCTTAACAATAGTGTCGCTGACAGTTTTAGTTTCAACTTCTCCTTTCACTGTTCGTCCGTTACAGCTTAAAAGGGTTGTACCCATACAGATCAATAGCGCAAGTAAGAATGCTTTTTTGAAATGCGTTTGCCCTAATAATACCTTTTGGGGTATAGTAACGGTTATGGGGTTCAGTTGTTGTTCGGTAAAACGACCGCATACCCTGGTGCCGTTCTTTGCCAGCAGAAACTCATGAATCTGATCTGCTTTCATCCCGGTGAAGTCAACCACTGTTTGCGAACACTGGCCGCAAAACCGTCCCTGGGCTTCAGGCTTCATAGTGTCCCAACTTTTATGGCATGGTTTAGGGACTGAGAATTGTTTTTTCATGGCATTGGTTTGTTTTATAACGAATTGGCTACTACAAAAAGTATTGTTAATTTAAGATTTTATTTATAATACTTTTGTAATCATAATCGTATTTTTGATATTATGGAAAATATTTTTACCCACGAGTATTTTATGAAGAAGGCCCTCAACGAAGCTCAGGAGGCATTTGATAAAGGAGAAATACCCGTTGGTGCCCTTGTTGTAGTAGATAACAGAGTTATAGCAAAATCGCATAATTTAACCGAATTGCTTAACGATGTTACCGCACATGCCGAGATGCAGTCCATAACCGCGGCGGCAAATTTTCTTGGAGGTAAGTATCTTACGGGCTGTACGCTGTATGTTACACTAGAGCCCTGCCAGATGTGTGCGGGAGCGTTATATTGGAGCCAGATAAGCCGTGTCGTATATGGCGCCCATGATGAGCATAGAGGTTATAGGGCTATGGGCGCAAAGCTGCACCCTAAAACAGAAGTTATTAGCGGAATAATGGAGCAGGAATGTTCTGTTTTAGTAAAAGATTTTTTTAAAAAGCGAAGGGCTTAAAAAGTAGAAAGCCAGTAGTTTAACAGCTTTTGAAATTGAGGCATAATTAGTTTTAATATATAATAATTTTTGAGGCAATAATAAGATCATATTCTTAGTTATAGCGTAAAAATAACAACCAACAAACCATCATTAACCAACAAACCAACCAAAGTATGAAAACCCTGAAATTGATGCTGTGTCTTGCAGTATTCTCCGTGCTGTTTCATGCCTGTAAACAATCAGGAAAAGATTTTGATTCTGACTATACCTTATACAGAGAGTATGTTTCCAGTTTTACATCGGGTATTGTCTCCACCGGGGCCGACATACAGGTTGGACTGGCATTTACCAAAACCGAATGGAAAGATAACCAGGAATTGGATAGCGACTATTTTTCTGTTTCGCCGTCTGCAAAAGGTAAAGTGGTTTTCCTACCGGGAAATATAATTGCTTTCCGCCCTACAGAAAAGCTGGATCAGGATACCGAATACCGTGTAACACTCCATCTCTCAAAATTTATAGAGCTGCCTAAAAACCTGAGCGATTTTAAATTCAGGGTTAAAACCATTAAGCAGGATTTTGTTGTCGCGGTGCAGGACCTGCAATCGTATAACAGGGACTGGCAGTATCTTAATGGTACGCTTAAAACCAGCGACCAGATGGATTTTGATGTTGCTAAAAAAATAGTAACCGCAGAACAAGATGGTAAAAAACTACCAGTACGTTTTGATGGCAAGACAGGAACATCATCTGAATTCCATTTTATAATAGACAGTATTCAACGTAAAGTTCAAAACAGCAATGTTAAGATCAGCTGGAATGGCAAAGCGGCAGATGTTGATACGGAAGGTACTCAGGATTTTGAGATTCCGGGTAAAGATAATTTCAAAGTAATAAACATGACGCCGCAATACGGCGACAACCAGACACTGCTTATAAATTTCTCAGACCCGTTGCGTAAAGACCAGGATTTTTCGGGCCTTGTCGCGGTAGAATCTGTAGAGAACTTAAAATATGCTGTAGACGGTAACCTGCTTAAAGTATTTTTTGCCGAGCCACTTAACGGCAATTTTATGGTAGAAGTGTTTCAGGGTATAGAGAACGTAGACGGCTATAAGACTAAAAGTACCTATAGCGAAAAGGTAAATTTTGAACAGCTTAATCCAGAAGTACGCTTTTTAAAGAGCGGAAATATACTACCGGCATCAAGCAACCTTAAATTGGGCTTTGAGGCGGTAAACCTAAGTGCTGTAGATATTAAAGTGTACCGCATTTTCGAGAATAATGTTATGCAGTTTCTTCAACAGAATGAGCTTAACGGCAATTACAATATGCGTGCTGTGGCATTACCTGTAGCCAAAACCAAACTGGTACTTAATGACGATAAAACATTAAATTATGGCAAGTGGAATGCCTTTTCACTAGACCTTTCTAAATTGATACAGCCGGAACAGGGTGCTATTTACCGTGTTGAAATGTCTATCCGTAAGGCGTATTCGTTATACAAGTGTGATGGTGATGACCCTAACATGAAGAAAACTGCCGATGAACCTGAAGAGGAAGAAGAGGAGGAGGAAAATCAGGATTATTCGGAATATGAAGATTACGATTACTATGGCGGCGATTTCGACTGGGATCAGCGGGATAACCCTTGCAGTAACTCTTACTATGTAACGTATGAAAGAAAGATAAGCACCAATGTACTGGCAAGCGACCTTGGTGTTGTTGCCAAACGTGGCGCTGTAAATAATTATTTCTTTGCGGTAACCAGTATTACTACCACAGAGCCTGTTGCAGGCGCAGCGGTAACCATATACAATTATCAACGCCAGAAAGTAGGTGCTGCGGTTACCGATAGTGAAGGTACTGTACACTTTACTGCTGCCAAAGGAGGTTACTTTGCGGTGGTTAAAAAAGACAGGAATACTACTTACGTAAAACTATATGACGGTAACTCTAAATCAGTTAGTAATTTTGATGTAGATGGTACGCAGCTTCAAAAAGGGCTTAAAGGCTATCTGTATGGAGAAAGAGGCGTATGGCGTCCAGGCGATACTTTGTTCCTTGGGTTTATACTGAACGATAAGGCTGCTAAACTTCCGGCATCGCACCCAATTAAGTTAAGACTGAGCGATCCTAACGGAAAAGTAATGTTCCAGGCAGTTAAGAATTACGACAATAAAAACCACTTTAAATTTATAGTGCCTACACAGGCCAATTACCCAACAGGTAACTGGGAAGCTAAGATAACTGTTGGTGGCGCTCATTTTTACAAAAGCATCAAAATTGAGACTATCAAGCCAAACAGGCTTAAAATAAAAAACAGCCTTGAAGGCAAAATGCTGTCGGCGAATGCCAAAAATACGGGAACGGTGCAAGTGGCTTGGCTTCACGGTGCTATTGCGAGAGATCTTAAGGTAGAAATGCAGGCGAAATTCTTAAAGCAGACAACCAGCTTTAAAGGTTACCTGAATTATATTTTTGATGATCCGGCGCAGGATTTTAGTACCGAAGAAGTAAATATATTCTCGGGTAAAACCGATGATAATGGTACGGCTGTGGTAACTATTCAGCCAAAATTGCAATCGCGTGCTCCGGGAATGCTAAAAACTGCTATAATAACCAAAGTTTACGAAAAAGGGGGCGACTTTAGTACCGATGTAATTTCGTCTTCATATTCTCCGTATGATACCTATGTAGGTGTAAAAATGCCACAGGGAAATAAATACGGTATGCTTGAAACCGGAACCTCAAACCGTTTTGAAGTGGCAACCGTTAATGAAAAAGGCCAGCCCAAAGGTTCGCGTATGGTAGATGTACGGGTATATAAAGTGCAGTGGCGCTGGTGGTGGGATCAGTCCAACAATGGTGCATCGTCATTTAGTACTGCAATATCAAACCAGCCGTATTATTCTACACAGGTATATACTAATGCTGCCGGTAAAGCTAATTTTAGCTTTAAAACCGATGAAGAGGAGTGGGGCAGGTACCTTATCCGCGTTACCGATGTGCAAGGCGGGCATTCTGCCGGAGAAACAGTACTTATAGATTACCCATACTGGTCGGGCAAAAGCCGTAACACAGGCGGACAGGATGCAGCAATGCTAATGTTTAGTACCGATAAAGAAAAATACAGCGTTGGTGAGAAAGTTACAGTTTCTTTCCCGTCTAGTGAAGGAGGGCGTGCGCTTATATCGCTTGAAAACGGATCGAAAATAGTGCAGACCATGTGGGCAAAAACCCAGAAGGGTGAAACGCAGGTTACTATTCCGGTAACAGCAAAGATGGCACCTAATGTATATATCCATATCACACTGATACAGCCGCATGCTACAACGGCAAATGATTCGCCTATACGCCTATATGGTATCGTACCAATTGAAGTGGTAGATAAAAACACAATATTACAGCCGCAGATAACCATGCCGGATGTATTGAAACCGGAACAGAAAACGACTATAAAAGTTAGTGAAAAAACAGGTAAGGCAATGACCTATACCCTTGCAGTAGTAGACGAAGGCCTGCTTGACCTAACCCGATTTAAAACGCCAAATGCATGGGATGCTTTCTATGCAAAAGAGGCACTAGGTGTTAAGACATGGGATATTTACGATGATGTAATTGGTGCTTACGGAGGTAAGATAAACCAAGTATTCAGTATAGGTGGTGATGCCGATCTGGGTGGAGGTCAGGCTAAAAAAGCTAACAGGTTTAAGCCTGTGGTGATGTATTTTGGTCCGTTTACTATTGGTAAAGGCCAGAAGAGGATTCACGAAATAAAACTGCCGCAATATGTAGGCTCTGTCAGAACTATGGTGGTAGCCGCTAATACAGATGCGAGTGCATACGGTATGGCAGAGAAAGCAACGCGGGTTCGCAGTCCGTTAATGTTGTTGGCATCATTGCCAAGAAAGGTAACGCCTAAGGAAAGGGTAACGCTGCCGGTAACTATTTTCGCGATGGAGAATCAGGTTAAAAACGTTACGCTTCAGGTAAAAACCAATAATGGTATACGTGTTATAGGTTCTTCAAAACAAACGGTAAACTTTGCTAAACCCGATGAAAAGATCGCTTACTTTGACCTTGAAGTAAATGATGTAACCGGAATAGGTAAGGTATCGGTAACGGCAACATCGGGTAATGCTAAAGCTAGTTACGATGTAGAGCTGGATATTATGAACCCTAATCCGGTGACTACAAATTATAAAGAGGTAATATTAGAACCGGGTAAATCTGCAACTTTAAACTGGAGCAGTTTTGGTGTGGCCGGCAGCAATGTCGCGAAGCTGGAAGTATCATCGTTCCCGTCTATAGATTTCAACAGAAGACTGGAGTACCTTATACAATATCCTCATGGGTGTTTAGAGCAGACTACATCGGCGGCATTCCCGCAGTTGTACCTCGCCGATATAGCGGATATCGATTCGAACCGTAAACAAAAAATACAGCGCAACGTAAACGCAGCAATCCAAAAACTGGGGCAATTCCAGGTAAGCAGCGGCGGCTTTGCCTACTGGCAGGGTCAGCTTAACCCGGACGATTGGGGATCAAGCTACGTTGGGCACTTCTTTATAGAAGCAGAGAAAAAAGGTTACGCGTTACCGCTTAATGCTAAGAAGAACTGGCTGCAATACCAGCAGAAGACCGCAAGGCAGTGGCGCTATAACGACGGCTATCATAATGACTTTGCACAGGCGTACAGATTGTACACACTGGCACTGGCAGGAGCACCCGATCTGTCATCTATGAACAGGTTAAGGGAAACGTCGGGAATTTCTAATGAATCGAGGTTGCGACTTGCTGCTGCATATGCACTGGCAGGGCAAAAATCGGTTGGGCAGCAATTGCTTTCACAAAGCAGCCTGGATGTAGAAGACAGTCCGTATCAGTATTACTACTACGGATCGGCGGCGCGCAACAGGGCTATGGCACTGGAAACACTGCTTGTTTTGGGGCAGAAAGAAAAAGCCTTTGGTATGGCTGTTAAACTGGCAAAACAAATGTCTTCTGGCGAATGGATGAGTACGCAGACATCGGCTTACAGTTTGTATGCTATGTCTAAGTTTGCGCAGGCTAACGGGCCAAAAGGTATAGACGTAACGTATACGAACAAGGGTAAGAAACAAACCATAGATACACCGAAAACTTTTGCTGACAGGGTGCTGGAAGTGGGTAGTAACAACACTGTAACCATAAACAACAATAAAAAGTCGACATTATATGTAAAAGTGGTTTACAGCGGAATACTGCCTGTCGGAGAAGAACAGGCTGAAGAACGCGGACTTGCAACTAACATTGTGTTTAAAGACAGAGCCGGCAATACTATAGATCCGTCTTCATTATCGCAGGGCACCGAATTTGTAGCTGAAGTAACCATAGGCAATACTAAAAATGAAAGGGTAGAAAATGTGGCACTTACACAGATCATTCCATCAGGATGGGAAATTGTAAATACACGATTTACCGACTTTGGTAATTTCGCCGAAAACAATGTTGATTATACCGACATTAGGGATGACAGGACTAATTTCTACTTCCCGCTAAAAGCGAATGAAACCAAAACTTTCAGGATATTGCTTAATGCCAGTTACCCGGGTAGTTATTACCTGCCTGGTGTACAGTGCGAGGCGATGTATGACAACTCCTTCCTTGCGAGGACTAAAGGGCAGTGGGTTAAGGTTGTAAGGTAGGTTTACTAGCTCCGGAGGAGCGATATATTTATAGCGCTTTACAGCGAATTTTAAAGAGCTTCGGAGAAGCGGTATACAAGCAGTATATGCCGCTTCTCCGAAGCTTATTTTACATGTTTAATCATATTTCTATAAACATACCGCTCCTCTGGAGCTGTACTAATGAAAGAAAAATTCTCTATAGCTCTTCATAACACCTACAAGGTTTTAAAAACCTCGCAGGAGCGCATCTTTAGTTGGGTAAAATCCAACAAGGCACGAACTGCTATAACAGTTGTGTTTTTGATCGTTTATTATTTTTGCCTCCCGCGCACCATGTTTCAGGAGCCGTATTCTACAGTTATAGAAAGCAGCGAAGGAGATCTGTTGGGCGCACATATTGCCCGCGATGGGCAATGGCGTTTCCCTGCCCAGGACAGCCTTCCGTATAAGTTCAAAAAGTGTATTGTTTATTTTGAAGACCAGCATTTTTACAGCCATCCCGGATTTAATCCGGTAGCCATAGTAAAAGCTATGGGTCAGAATTATAAGGCCGGCAGGGTAGTGCGTGGCGGTAGCACGCTAACCCAACAGGTAGTACGCCTTTCGCGTGATGGAAAAAAACGAAGCTATTTTGAAAAACTGATAGAAATGGTGTTGGCAACGCGCCTTGAGATTCGCCATAGCAAAGATGAAATATTAGGTCTATATGCGGCTCATGCGCCTTATGGAGGTAATGTGGTAGGTATTGATATGGCTGCCTGGCGTTACTTTGGTGTTCAGCCGCACCAGTTGTCGTGGGCAGAAACTGCTACACTTGCCGTACTCCCCAACGCGCCAAGTTTAATTTACCCGGGAAAGAACCAACAGATATTGTTGGCCAAACGGAACCGACTTCTTAAAAAGCTTTTTGAAGAGGAAGTGATCGACAGGACAACCTATGAACTGTCGGTTCAGGAAGACCTTCCGCAAAAGCCTTATAAATTACCCCAGGCAGCACCACACTTGTTGCAGAATATAGCCAAAACGAAAGAAGGGCAGCGCATAAAAACAACGGTACGTAATGAATTGCAGGCAAGGGTAAACCAGATTGCCGCCCGTTACTACCAGGAATATAAACAGACCGAAGTACACAATCTGGCAATCTTAATTATAGATGTACAGACAAGGGATATTGTAGCCTATGTTGGTAACTCACCTACCGACAGGGCACACCAGAAAGATGTAGACATTATTCCCGCCCCAAGAAGCACCGGGAGCATATTAAAACCGTTTCTGTTCGCCTCTATGCTGGATGCAGGAGAGATACTACCCAATACCCTCGTGGCCGATGTTCCAACACAAATTGCGGGTTATTCGCCAAAGAATTTTGAGCTGACCTATGATGGTGCTGTACCGGCACAAAGGGCACTGTCGCGCTCGCTTAATATTCCATCTGTATTAATGCTGAAAGACTTTGGTGTGCATCGTTTCTACGAACAGCTACAGCATTTTAAACTTAGGAACATCAATAAGAGTCCGAATCATTATGGACTGTCGCTGATATTAGGAGGAGCCGAAAGTAATTTATGGGATCTGTGCCGCACGTATGCAGGGCTTAGCGCAACGCTGAACCATTTTACAACAACACAGGCAAAATACCGCACTAACGAATTTGCGGAACTAAACTGGGATAGCAGCCATTCGGCCGATTTTGGTAAAGAAGTATTCAATAAGCCGCAATTGGGGGCGGGATCCATATGGCTAACGTATAACGCGATGAAAGAAGTAAACCGTCCTCAGGGTGATGAGGCATGGCGTTTTTATGATTCATCGCTGGAGATTGCCTGGAAAACAGGAACAAGCTTTGGTAGTCGCGATGCCTGGGCGATAGGTACCAGTTCTCGATATGTTGTTGGCGTTTGGGTTGGTAATGCATCAGGTGAAGGCAGGCCATCGCTCACAGGAGTGGGAAGTGCTGCACCAATATTATTTGACGTTTTCAATTTACTGCCGCGTACCAAATGGTTTTCTACACCTTATAATGACCTTGAAGAGGCTGACGTTTGCAGCCTGAGTGGTCATTTAGCGGGAGAACATTGCCCGTCCGTTAAACAATGGATACCATTAAACGGACTTAAAACCAGTACGTGTTCATATCATAAGTTGGTGCATCTTGACCCAACAGGGCAATACCAGGTGAACAGCAGCTGCGAAAGTGTAGATGGTATGCTTACTAAAACATGGTTTGTATTGCCTCCGGTAATGGAATGGTATTACAAGGGACTGCATATGGATTACATGCCGCTGCCACCATTTAGATCGGACTGTCAAGGCGTAGCCAACGGAGCAATGGATTTTATTTATCCTAAAGAGAACGGAAAAATATACCTTACCAAAGATTTTAACGGACAAATACAGCCCGTTGTGTTCAGGGCAGCACATTCTTCGGCGAATGCCAGGTTATTTTGGTATCTTGGCGACCGTTACCTCGGCGAAACCAAAACGTTTCATGAAATGCCTGTAACCGCAGGAAACGGCAATTACATTATTACAGTAACCGATGAATCGGGTAATGAAATAAAACGAAAGGTTGAGATTGTAAGTGAAGGGGAGTAGAAGTTTTAAGTTGTAATATATGACTTATAATCTGAAAATCTACTACCAACAAAAAACCGCCAGAAGGCGGTTGTATATCAATTTAAAAACTGTTTCCTGAATTCAAGCGGCGTTAGACCCACTTCTTTTTTGAAAAGCCTTGAAAAATAAGGTGGATTTTCAAAACCTAAGGTAT
This region includes:
- a CDS encoding 1-deoxy-D-xylulose-5-phosphate synthase (catalyzes the formation of 1-deoxy-D-xylulose 5-phosphate from pyruvate and D-glyceraldehyde 3-phosphate), which codes for MADNLLNQIQDPADLRKLSPSQLPQLAQELRSFIIDIVSVKEGHLGASLGVTELTIALHYIFNTPEDLLVWDVGHQAYGHKILTGRKDKFDTNRQLDGISGFPKRSESEYDTFGTGHSSTSISAALGMAIASNLKGEKDKNHIAIIGDASIASGMAFEGLNHAGVTNANLLVILNDNAIGIDPSVGALKNYLTQVKEGTNPRDNNMIKSLNFDYSGPIDGHDLPALLKELERLKHKKGPRFLHIITTKGKGLKQAEEDQVKYHAPGKFDRLTGEVLAIADDNLPPKYQDVFGLTLVELATQNEKIIGITPAMPSGSSMKFMMEAFPDRAFDVGIAEQHAVTLAAGMATQGMVVYCNIYSTFLQRAYDQLIHDVALQNLPVIFCLDRAGLVGEDGATHHGVFDIAYLNCIPNLIVYAPLNEADLRNILYTAQLGLDHPIAIRYPRGRAENTDWLKPFEQIQIGRAKQLRGGSQVAVLSTGTIGNNVTKVLADINNSSLFSHYDFGFIKPLDEKALHDIFLNHQEIITIEDGCINGGFGSTISAFAAKNGYTLKTSTLGIPDQFIEHGTVFQLQQSCGIDVKSLKDIFSAY
- a CDS encoding CMP deaminase, which codes for MENIFTHEYFMKKALNEAQEAFDKGEIPVGALVVVDNRVIAKSHNLTELLNDVTAHAEMQSITAAANFLGGKYLTGCTLYVTLEPCQMCAGALYWSQISRVVYGAHDEHRGYRAMGAKLHPKTEVISGIMEQECSVLVKDFFKKRRA
- a CDS encoding penicillin-binding protein — its product is MKEKFSIALHNTYKVLKTSQERIFSWVKSNKARTAITVVFLIVYYFCLPRTMFQEPYSTVIESSEGDLLGAHIARDGQWRFPAQDSLPYKFKKCIVYFEDQHFYSHPGFNPVAIVKAMGQNYKAGRVVRGGSTLTQQVVRLSRDGKKRSYFEKLIEMVLATRLEIRHSKDEILGLYAAHAPYGGNVVGIDMAAWRYFGVQPHQLSWAETATLAVLPNAPSLIYPGKNQQILLAKRNRLLKKLFEEEVIDRTTYELSVQEDLPQKPYKLPQAAPHLLQNIAKTKEGQRIKTTVRNELQARVNQIAARYYQEYKQTEVHNLAILIIDVQTRDIVAYVGNSPTDRAHQKDVDIIPAPRSTGSILKPFLFASMLDAGEILPNTLVADVPTQIAGYSPKNFELTYDGAVPAQRALSRSLNIPSVLMLKDFGVHRFYEQLQHFKLRNINKSPNHYGLSLILGGAESNLWDLCRTYAGLSATLNHFTTTQAKYRTNEFAELNWDSSHSADFGKEVFNKPQLGAGSIWLTYNAMKEVNRPQGDEAWRFYDSSLEIAWKTGTSFGSRDAWAIGTSSRYVVGVWVGNASGEGRPSLTGVGSAAPILFDVFNLLPRTKWFSTPYNDLEEADVCSLSGHLAGEHCPSVKQWIPLNGLKTSTCSYHKLVHLDPTGQYQVNSSCESVDGMLTKTWFVLPPVMEWYYKGLHMDYMPLPPFRSDCQGVANGAMDFIYPKENGKIYLTKDFNGQIQPVVFRAAHSSANARLFWYLGDRYLGETKTFHEMPVTAGNGNYIITVTDESGNEIKRKVEIVSEGE